CGGCATGGCATCGGCCATCCCCTTGCGGAACTCGATATTCGATGTCGCGTAGCCCAGGTTTCCGGCCACGATGGGCGCGTTGCGGCGGGCAATCTCCAGCATGGTGTCCGTCATGTCGATGCCGATGACCCGGCCGGTGGGTCCCACCCGGCGCGCCGCTTCAAAACAATCGATCCCGCCGCCGGAGCCGATATCCAGCACCGTTTCACCCGATTGAACGGTGTTCAGCCCGGCAGGAGTGCCGCAGCCGTAGGAGATGGTTAGGACTTCTTCCGGAACAAACGATTTGAGGTCGGTAAAGTCATACCCGGTCGGGCAACACATCTGTTCGCCGGTTGCAGCCGCCCGCGCATAGCGGTCGCTGACTTTCTGGGTGATATCGTCGATCGGCATGGTCTCCTCACGGTCAATGATTTTTTGCAGGCTGGTCTATGTACCAATCCTTCCGGCCTACGTCAATCCGGTTCTCGTGAATTGGCGGGTGGTAAATGGTAACTGTACACGACGGACGAGCATGCAACTGTAAGCTGGCTTACAGTGACTATGCACCCGTCTTTCTATCGTCGAGGCGGCAGATCTGAGTCGCTGGTTCGTGAGGATTCTTACAGGAACGCGAGACAGGAAAAAAGCTTGTACCCCCATTGACTCAGTACCATGGTACGGGGTGTAGAGTCTCATCGGAGGTCAGAAGATGACAATTGGGTGCACCATCGGGCAACTCGCAAAAGCGGTCGGGGTCAATGTCCAGACCGTGCGGTACTACGAACGGCGCAGGCTGCTCGGTCCGTCTGCGCGCCGACCGTCGGGATACCGGATCTATGGCGAAGAGGAGGAACGACGGCTTCGGTTTATCAAGAACGCCCAAGCGCTGGGCTTCACGCTGCAAGAAATCGCCGAACTGTTGAATCTTCGTGTGAGTGTGCGGGCGCGTTGTGGCGACGTGCAGCGGAAGGCAGAAGCTAAATTACATGGCGTGGAAGCGAAGCTGGCAGACCTTCAGACGTTGGCCCGCGCGCTGCGCGGATTGATCCGCACCTGTCAGGCTGGTCAGCCCATCGATCGTTGTCAGATTTTGCACCATATAGAAAAAGCACAACCTGCCTCACATCAATCACAGAAACGGAGGACATCGTGACACGTCCGAACGACACACGGTTCATGGAATTGCGTCGCCTTAGTCCGCAAGTGACAGGCGGGTTGCTTCGCATGCGCCAGGCAGCCTATCGCGATGGGGCGGTTCCCGCCAAACATAAGCTCCTCACCGCGATGGCTATCTCCATCGCAATCCGATGCGAACCCTGCATTCGCGCCTATGTCCGGATGGCGCACGAGAAAGGGAGCACACAAGAAGAACTGATCGAATTCCTTGAGGTGGCCATGACCATGCAAGGTTGTCCCGGCGAGGAATGGGCGCTCAAAGCCTATGCCGCGTACAAGGAATCTATTGGTCCTGAGACGACTTCGGGTGCCGCAGGTTGCTGCGATCACCAAACGCCAAGCGATACCGATGAGGAGGTGGCCCCATGAAACGGCGAATTGTTCCCGTCCTGCTCATGAGCTTCACAGCACTCGCCTGGAACATTGGATTTTGGATTCAGCCAGTATCCGCAGCCAACATCCTGATCCATATGGAAACGTCGCTTGCCGTGGACGATACACAGATCTGCGCGGTGCCGAATGTCGCGTGGGCGGCGGTCATGGCGGGCCACAAGGTCACGATTCTGGTGGATGCGAGCGCCGTCACGCCAGTGACCAAGGGATTCGGGTGGTTCAGGAAGCTGACTGGGAGTAAGACCACCGCGCTTGATCGTGCCGGTTTGCCTGAGCGAGAATGGCAGAGCCTCTCCGAACAGATGGGCGTCCCGTTGGGACAGGTCCCGCACAATTACGGCGAGTATTTCGACGTTCTCAAGAGCAAGCTGGGCGTCGAGATCTATGGGAATCAGACCATGATGTCGCTCTACAAGATCGATCCGGACCGGGTCGCCGCTGCGGTCACCCCAATTCCACTAGCAGGCTGTTGACAAACTCGCCGTTTGAAACAGTTTCATTGGCACGGCGGTACTCACTCAGGTCTCTGTGTGGCGATTGGTCTGTCTGTTCTGGAGTGTGAGCCGTCCATTTTCTGTTCTCTCCTGTCCCCCCCCGCATAGCCCCAGCCCCTGTGGCTCCCTTAGGCCGGTGCCTGGAGTACGTTCGCCAGCCGTTTCAGATTCAGCAACCAGCCCATGAGATAGGCTTCGTCTCGGACCTGCAGGAGCCCTCGCCGTTGAAAGCGCCGGAAGCCGTGCCAGCATTTCGCCTCGCCCCAGAGTTCTTCGATCTTCTTCCGTGCCCGCTGCGAGAGGCGGTAGCCCACCGTCCGGCTCAGTCGTCGCACCCGCTGATGCACAGCCTCCCGGCCGGTGGTTTTGGTCGCAATGTGCGGCCAGATCCGCCGTCGCACAAGAGCCCTCAGGAATGGCTTCGCAAAATACCCCTTGTCCGCGCCCACGGTCTGAATCCGAAGATCGTGCTTCTTATGGAAAGTATCAATCAAGACCCGCCCGCCGTCCGTCTCGGAGGCCGGCCCTCGAAACGACTCGACATTGATCCCCAGCAGTAGCCGATGCCGATTCTCCATCAGGCCGTTCACGGTGTAGCCGACCATGGCCGCGGTCCCATTGCCTTTGTTGGCCAACTTGGCATCGGGATCCGTCGTGGAGACATGCGTCTGGTTCGAGCGCCGTTCCCCACGAAACGTGACCGTGGGATTCCCCGAATCCGGGTCCGGCTCCGACCCCGCATCGAGTGATCGAATCCGTTGCTTATAGTCCTCTGGCTTCAGCCATACTTCCATCGGAACAAAGCTCTTGTGCGAGGCATTGGCCTGGACCAGCGTCCCATCGAGTGTCGTATGATGCGACACTAGCTTCTGCGTGATCGCCAAGGCGACCGTCTCATCAAACAACCGTTCGAGCAGCCCACTCTCGGTAAAGCGCCGCTTCCGATTCTGTGAGAACGTCGAGTGCTCCCACGGCATCTGATCTAAATCCAGACCCACAAACCAGCGGAGCACCAGGTTCCCGCTCAGCTCGCGCACCAAGGCCCGTTCCGAGGTCACGCCCAGCAGATACCCGTCCAGGAGAGCCAGGAACAGTTGCTCGGGCGGAATGGACGGCCGCCCGGTCTCGGCATAGAGCGGCTCACAGAGCTGCCGGATTCGCACCGTGTCGATCAACGGGCGGATCTTCCGCATCGGATGATCGGCGGTCACATACTGCGCTAGATTGATGTGATAGAACATCGACGGCTGCGGATCGGCTGTGCCCATCATAGGGAAGGTCCTCCTGATGGAGAATCCTCTTATCATATCTCTCGCGAATGAGGGAGAGGGTTTGTCAACAGCCTGCTAGCCAAGATGGTGCAGTTGTTCGAGGCAGCGGAACAGATCCTGATCTATTAGGCAGTGGGTTTTAGAGGCGCGCCCGGCTTCTGAAGTAGTTCCAAACATCAATCGTATCGAGCACCAAGGACATGCCCATGGAGACCGATAAGACCAGCAAATAGCGTTTGAACGACGCCTCAGCGGCAGGGATCTGTGTCACGACATAGGCCAGCAGTGGAATCCATGGGAAGTGGCCGAGCCCGAGAATCTTTGTGAATCCATATCGTGCATAAAGTCCCATCATCAGCATAGCGCTCGCGAGAAAATTCAAAAGGATGAGCTGCGTGACCGCTTCCTGCCAGAAGGCGAGACTCGCCATGTTGACGAGCATGAGAAACAGCACCCACAGCGAAACCCAGAGGGGTTGCTGCAGCAAGTCGATGAAAAATCGTAACGGGTTTCTCATGGCCTGGATTTCTTTCCGACGTGAGCGTCAACCTATTGACGCTCAGCGAAAGGGACGGGCATCCGACCGTGGTGGTAGCGCCGGCTGGATGCCCGAAGGTTCACGACATTAGAACGTGATGACCTGATACCCCTGGGATACGAGTGTTTTAAAGCTCGGATGACCGTCGTATTCTCCCGTCAGCTTCACGCCGCAGGCCACGACCTGATCCTTCACCCCGAACGCGCCCGCGCAAAAGTCGCAGGCTCCGCTGATTCGATCCTTCACCGCCACGTACAGCCCGTGGGCCATGTGATCGGGCTTTTCCAGTGCCGGAATCCACTTGGGCCCGGCGCCGTCGAAAATGAGTTGGACGTCGTCGTGGGCGTCCTTGAACTCTTTGACGGCTTCCATCGCGTTCACCACACGACCCAACCCTTCATGCGTGTCTGTGTCGGCTAATACCACGATTGCAACTTTGGACATACGGCACTCCTTTCAGAACGAACAGGTGAATAGTAAGAGGTTGCTCCGTCTCATCGGCGGGACGGCTGCGGCGCGATACCGCAATAATCCGGGCACTCTACTGTGCAGCACACAAAATTTCTGTGGGCTGGATTACAAGTGCACGAAGAAAGAAGGGCGAACACGTGAGGTGCCTTACAGATCGGCGGTGAGGCATCCATTAGGATCGCACGCAAGGTAATCACATGTGTCCTACCCTCAAGGAGGTGAGCTGTGACTTGTGAACGATGCAACGGACTCATGGTCCGCGAACAGATTTTCGATCTTCAGGGGCGGAGCAGGAGCCTGTGCGTAGACGGCTACCGCTGCCTGATCTGCGGTGATGTGGTCGATACACTGATTCTTGAACGCCGAGAAGGGGCCACGGCTTCGGCCGGGCCCGTTCCGGTGACCAGTCCCCGTATGTCGCGGCAGGCGGCGGTTTAAGTCGAGAGTGATCGAAACGCAGACCACGCATCCCGTTCAACAGGGAGGCTCGCCATGACAGTGCTCGACGACCCATTGATGGCTTTACGTATTCAGCTCCAACAATTTCCCTGTCCTGCCTGTGGAGCCCACGAACTGATGCCGAGACTACAGTACGATTACTATCCTGATGGTGGGAAATCGTCGCTGGCAAGCTGTATCTCAATTACGATTCGACCATCCAAAGAAAATGGGGCGCTTCCGGGTTCAGCATGGGTAGGCTGAAAGGATAGCATGGTCGGCGAAGGAGGGACCGACCATGCAAGACACCGCGCTCTATCAGTACCTGCTGGGCCTGCAGTCGCCGTGGACCGTGAGCCGCGTGAACCTGGACGTGACAGGGCAACGCGTAGACGTGTGGGCCGAGCACCCGGAGGACGGGGCGGGGGCGTGTCCGCACTGCGCGAAGACGCTGCCGCTCTACGACCACGCCGAGGAGCGGACGTGGCGGCATCTGGACAGTTGCCAGTTCCAGACGTACTTGCATGCGCGCATTCCCCGCGTGAAGTGTGCCGAGCATGGCGTGGTGCAGGTCCTGGTGCCGTGGGCGGAACCGCGGTCGCGGTTCACGCTGCTCTTCGAGCGCCTGGCCATCGATGTGCTGCGGCAATGTGACGTGAGCGGCGCCACGCGGATCTTGCGGATCAGCTGGGACGAGGCGTGGGGGCTGATGGAGCGGGCGGTCAAGCGCGGCCGCCATCGCAAGACGCGCACGGTTGTGCGGCGGATCGGCGTCGATGAGAAGGCGGCCGCCAAGGGCCATCGCTACCTGACGCTGGTCTGCGACTTGGAGGAGGGGACGGTGAAGCACATCGCCGAAGACCGCAAGCAGGAGAGCCTGGAAGGCTACT
The window above is part of the Nitrospira sp. genome. Proteins encoded here:
- a CDS encoding DsrE family protein; this encodes MSKVAIVVLADTDTHEGLGRVVNAMEAVKEFKDAHDDVQLIFDGAGPKWIPALEKPDHMAHGLYVAVKDRISGACDFCAGAFGVKDQVVACGVKLTGEYDGHPSFKTLVSQGYQVITF
- a CDS encoding heavy metal-responsive transcriptional regulator, with protein sequence MTIGCTIGQLAKAVGVNVQTVRYYERRRLLGPSARRPSGYRIYGEEEERRLRFIKNAQALGFTLQEIAELLNLRVSVRARCGDVQRKAEAKLHGVEAKLADLQTLARALRGLIRTCQAGQPIDRCQILHHIEKAQPASHQSQKRRTS
- a CDS encoding carboxymuconolactone decarboxylase family protein, encoding MTRPNDTRFMELRRLSPQVTGGLLRMRQAAYRDGAVPAKHKLLTAMAISIAIRCEPCIRAYVRMAHEKGSTQEELIEFLEVAMTMQGCPGEEWALKAYAAYKESIGPETTSGAAGCCDHQTPSDTDEEVAP
- a CDS encoding transposase, whose amino-acid sequence is MMGTADPQPSMFYHINLAQYVTADHPMRKIRPLIDTVRIRQLCEPLYAETGRPSIPPEQLFLALLDGYLLGVTSERALVRELSGNLVLRWFVGLDLDQMPWEHSTFSQNRKRRFTESGLLERLFDETVALAITQKLVSHHTTLDGTLVQANASHKSFVPMEVWLKPEDYKQRIRSLDAGSEPDPDSGNPTVTFRGERRSNQTHVSTTDPDAKLANKGNGTAAMVGYTVNGLMENRHRLLLGINVESFRGPASETDGGRVLIDTFHKKHDLRIQTVGADKGYFAKPFLRALVRRRIWPHIATKTTGREAVHQRVRRLSRTVGYRLSQRARKKIEELWGEAKCWHGFRRFQRRGLLQVRDEAYLMGWLLNLKRLANVLQAPA